In the genome of Candidatus Ruthia magnifica str. Cm (Calyptogena magnifica), one region contains:
- the folP gene encoding dihydropteroate synthase produces the protein MQSTNAMIMGVLNITPDSFSDGGQYLAIDKAINQAQLMIEQGADMIDIGGESSRPNAPKVSTDDEASRVIPVIKVLSKLISVPISIDTAKAKIMQLAIEAGASMINDVRALQAKSSLEVAASTGKDVCLMHMQGNSKTMQNNPVYINVIDEIKYFFDQRVEACINAGINQNKIILDPGFGFGKTFNHNLEILRSLDEFKSFGLRILVGMSRKSMVGSMLNSRNINGRVIGSVTTAIIASQNGADIVRVHDVLETKDAFKVLQSVAG, from the coding sequence ATGCAGTCTACTAATGCAATGATTATGGGTGTGCTTAATATAACGCCAGATTCTTTTTCAGATGGTGGTCAATATCTTGCTATTGACAAAGCCATCAATCAAGCTCAATTAATGATTGAGCAGGGTGCTGATATGATTGATATTGGTGGCGAATCAAGCAGACCAAATGCACCGAAAGTGTCAACTGATGACGAAGCCAGCCGTGTTATTCCTGTCATTAAAGTATTATCTAAGCTAATCAGTGTGCCAATTTCCATTGACACTGCAAAAGCAAAAATTATGCAACTTGCCATTGAGGCAGGGGCAAGTATGATTAATGATGTACGTGCTTTGCAGGCCAAATCATCCCTTGAAGTGGCGGCATCAACTGGTAAGGACGTATGCCTTATGCACATGCAAGGTAATTCTAAAACAATGCAAAACAATCCTGTTTATATAAATGTCATCGATGAAATCAAATACTTTTTTGATCAAAGAGTTGAGGCTTGTATTAATGCTGGTATTAACCAAAATAAGATTATTCTAGACCCAGGTTTTGGTTTTGGTAAAACATTCAATCATAATCTTGAAATCCTACGAAGCCTTGACGAGTTTAAAAGTTTTGGTTTGAGGATTTTGGTTGGTATGTCACGCAAGTCAATGGTTGGTAGTATGCTTAATAGTAGAAACATAAATGGAAGAGTGATTGGTAGTGTAACAACCGCTATAATAGCATCTCAAAACGGTGCAGATATTGTACGTGTTCATGATGTTTTAGAAACTAAAGATGCATTTAAGGTTTTACAAAGCGTAGCAGGATAG
- the glmM gene encoding phosphoglucosamine mutase has product MDNYFGTDGMRGKVGVEPITADFFLKLGWAVGSVLAKRAKASVIIGKDTRVSGYLFESALEAGFLSAGVDVGLLGPMPTPAVAYLTQTYNASAGVVISASHNNFQDNGVKFFSAKGLKLSSQYQSEIEKKLAETMISVGADKIGKAYRYEQPLGRYIEFCKSTFDRTQSLLGLNIVIDCANGATYHIAQSVFSELGANINIINNTPDGFNINEHCGATDTKYLQQVVLESKADLGIAFDGDGDRLIMIDENGELVDGDELVFIIAKAWQSQGRLVNNTVVGTKMSNLGMHHALRDLDIKFIEADVGDRFVMEKMQKSGSILGGEGSGHIICLNKTTSGDGIISALQVLEVLVKSQSSLAKLKQSMEKYPQILINVKTQARINLKNYTKLQRTQLAVEQTLGDESRVLIRVSGTEPLIRVMVEAKDKIIAQQGAEKLSNIFK; this is encoded by the coding sequence TTGGATAATTATTTTGGCACTGATGGTATGCGTGGCAAGGTGGGTGTTGAACCTATTACCGCTGATTTTTTCTTAAAATTAGGTTGGGCAGTTGGCTCAGTACTAGCTAAACGAGCTAAAGCTAGTGTCATTATTGGTAAAGATACTCGTGTATCTGGCTATTTATTTGAATCTGCACTTGAGGCGGGTTTTTTATCTGCTGGTGTTGATGTTGGTTTACTAGGTCCGATGCCAACACCTGCAGTTGCTTACCTAACACAAACTTATAATGCCAGTGCTGGTGTGGTAATTAGCGCTTCACATAATAATTTTCAAGACAATGGTGTTAAGTTTTTTTCGGCTAAAGGTCTTAAATTAAGCAGTCAATATCAAAGCGAAATTGAGAAAAAATTAGCCGAAACCATGATCAGCGTAGGTGCTGATAAAATTGGTAAAGCCTATAGGTATGAACAACCACTTGGGCGTTATATAGAATTTTGTAAATCAACTTTTGATAGAACACAAAGTCTTTTAGGTCTTAATATCGTTATTGATTGTGCAAATGGTGCTACTTATCATATTGCCCAAAGCGTGTTTTCAGAACTGGGTGCGAATATTAATATCATTAATAATACGCCAGATGGTTTTAATATTAATGAGCATTGTGGTGCAACTGACACTAAATATTTGCAACAAGTCGTATTAGAGTCAAAGGCAGATTTGGGCATTGCCTTTGATGGTGATGGTGACCGATTAATTATGATTGATGAAAATGGTGAGTTAGTTGATGGCGATGAGCTAGTATTTATTATCGCCAAGGCTTGGCAATCTCAAGGTAGGTTAGTTAATAATACAGTGGTCGGTACAAAAATGAGTAACTTAGGTATGCATCACGCACTAAGAGATTTAGACATTAAATTTATCGAAGCTGACGTGGGTGATCGATTTGTGATGGAAAAAATGCAAAAAAGTGGTTCAATATTAGGTGGCGAAGGTTCAGGACATATTATATGCTTGAATAAAACCACCTCTGGTGATGGTATTATTTCTGCCTTGCAAGTATTGGAGGTGCTCGTAAAAAGCCAATCCAGCCTTGCTAAGTTAAAGCAATCAATGGAAAAGTATCCACAGATTTTAATTAATGTCAAAACTCAAGCAAGAATTAACCTTAAAAATTATACTAAACTACAACGAACTCAACTTGCAGTTGAGCAAACACTTGGTGATGAGAGTCGAGTATTAATTCGTGTTTCAGGTACGGAGCCACTTATCAGAGTGATGGTTGAAGCCAAAGATAAAATTATTGCTCAGCAAGGTGCTGAAAAATTGTCAAATATTTTCAAATAG
- the rsxA gene encoding electron transport complex subunit RsxA gives MNEYVLILVSTILVNNFVLVKFLGLCPFMGVSKKIDTAIGMGFATTFVLTLASIFSYLINTYILLPFEIEYLRTISFIVTIAGVVGFTELVVNKTSPILHQSLGVFLPLITTNCAVLGVALLNVNQDNGFLASGVYGFGAAIGFSFVLVLFSAMRERIDVVDVPEAFKGTPVALITAGLMSMAFMGFIGLV, from the coding sequence ATGAATGAGTATGTCTTAATCTTAGTGAGTACGATTTTGGTTAATAATTTTGTCTTGGTTAAGTTTTTGGGCTTGTGTCCGTTTATGGGGGTTTCAAAAAAGATTGATACTGCAATTGGTATGGGCTTTGCTACGACTTTTGTACTAACTTTGGCGAGTATTTTTAGTTATTTAATCAACACTTATATTTTGCTTCCATTTGAAATAGAATATCTAAGAACCATTTCTTTTATCGTGACTATTGCTGGTGTGGTTGGGTTTACTGAATTGGTAGTTAATAAAACATCCCCCATTTTACATCAGTCTTTAGGTGTATTTTTGCCCTTGATTACGACTAACTGTGCCGTTCTAGGTGTGGCATTGTTAAATGTTAATCAAGATAATGGATTTTTAGCATCGGGCGTTTATGGTTTTGGGGCTGCTATTGGATTTTCATTTGTGTTGGTGTTGTTTTCAGCCATGCGTGAACGGATTGATGTGGTAGATGTTCCAGAAGCTTTTAAAGGCACGCCTGTTGCGCTGATTACGGCAGGATTGATGTCAATGGCGTTTATGGGCTTTATTGGACTTGTCTGA
- the rsxB gene encoding electron transport complex subunit RsxB produces MFDSVLILSILTLILGSILGYAGIKFKLKTNPLVDQIDAILPQTQCGQCDYPGCRPYAQAISIGEAKINQCPPGGQEGADALAELLGVETLVLNAEHGELKPNHVVFVDEAVCIGCTLCIQVCPVDAFLGASKMMTQVIIDECTGCDLCIPVCPVDCIHVQEITVSNIFKVKHG; encoded by the coding sequence TTGTTTGATTCTGTCTTAATTCTTTCTATTTTGACATTAATATTGGGTTCGATACTGGGGTATGCTGGGATTAAATTTAAACTAAAGACCAATCCTTTGGTTGACCAGATAGATGCAATTTTGCCGCAAACCCAATGCGGCCAATGCGATTATCCTGGATGTCGTCCTTATGCACAAGCAATTTCTATTGGTGAGGCGAAAATTAATCAATGCCCACCAGGTGGTCAAGAAGGCGCTGATGCTCTGGCAGAGCTTTTAGGGGTTGAAACTTTGGTATTAAATGCCGAACATGGTGAGCTTAAGCCTAATCATGTGGTATTTGTTGATGAGGCTGTTTGTATTGGCTGTACTTTGTGTATTCAGGTCTGTCCTGTTGATGCATTTTTGGGTGCTTCTAAGATGATGACCCAAGTGATTATTGATGAATGCACAGGGTGTGATTTGTGCATCCCTGTGTGTCCTGTTGATTGTATTCACGTACAAGAAATAACTGTATCCAATATATTCAAGGTTAAACATGGATGA